In a genomic window of Zingiber officinale cultivar Zhangliang chromosome 9B, Zo_v1.1, whole genome shotgun sequence:
- the LOC122024536 gene encoding fatty acid hydroperoxide lyase, chloroplastic-like: protein MWASAMSSAAPPVPTKTIPGSYGLPVLGPLKDRLDYFWFQGPETYFRSRVASHKSTVFRTNMPPTFPFFVGVDPRVVAVLDCSSFSVLFDRSLVDKRNVLVGDYMPSISFTGDTRVVVYLDPSEPDHARVKSFCLDILKRSAATWASSFHSNFDIMFDTLEREIAKGGSASGLVPVQQCIFNFLCRSIVGADPSASPEIGSNGFAMLDTWLALQLMPVTAVPNFPQPLQEILLHSIPYPSFFISGVYRKLYEFVEKHGEEVVLRAETEFGINKKDAINNILFVLGFNAFGGFSIFLPALLTTVGTDKTGLRERLREEVRRVMQGRPGEARPGFEAVREMELVRATVYETLRLNPPVPLQYGRARDDFTLRSHDAAFQVRKGELLCGYQPLVMRDPEVFEDPETFSPERFKGAAGKEMLKYLFWSNGPQTGAPTAENKQCAAKDYVVETACLLLANIFLRYDEFVCADDGFTVTKLQKAAAAVPVE, encoded by the coding sequence ATGTGGGCATCTGCTATGTCGTCGGCGGCGCCGCCGGTGCCGACGAAGACAATTCCGGGGAGCTACGGCCTGCCGGTGTTGGGCCCTCTGAAGGATCGGCTTGATTACTTCTGGTTTCAAGGCCCAGAGACCTACTTCCGGAGCCGCGTGGCGTCGCACAAAAGCACGGTGTTCCGTACCAACATGCCGCCCACCTTCCCCTTCTTTGTCGGCGTCGATCCTCGAGTAGTGGCCGTGCTCGACTGCTCCTCCTTCTCCGTCCTCTTCGACCGATCCCTCGTCGACAAGCGCAATGTTCTCGTCGGCGACTATATGCCTAGCATTAGCTTCACCGGCGACACCCGCGTCGTCGTCTACCTCGACCCCTCTGAGCCTGATCACGCCCGGGTCAAGAGCTTCTGCCTCGACATCCTCAAGCGGAGCGCCGCCACTTGGGCCTCTTCCTTCCACTCGAACTTCGACATCATGTTTGATACCCTTGAGCGCGAGATCGCCAAGGGCGGATCCGCCTCCGGCCTCGTCCCCGTCCAACAGTGCATCTTCAACTTCCTTTGCCGGAGCATCGTCGGTGCCGATCCATCAGCGTCGCCTGAGATCGGATCCAACGGTTTCGCCATGCTCGATACGTGGCTTGCTCTACAGCTGATGCCCGTCACCGCCGTCCCAAACTTCCCGCAACCGCTGCAAGAGATCCTGCTCCACTCCATCCCCTACCCCTCCTTCTTCATCAGCGGCGTCTACCGCAAGCTCTACGAGTTCGTGGAGAAGCACGGGGAGGAAGTGGTGCTACGCGCGGAAACAGAGTTTGGCATCAACAAGAAGGATGCCATCAACAACATCCTATTCGTGCTGGGGTTCAACGCCTTCGGTGGCTTCTCCATCTTCTTGCCGGCGCTGCTAACCACCGTCGGAACCGACAAGACAGGGCTGCGGGAGCGGCTGCGGGAGGAGGTGAGGAGGGTGATGCAGGGGAGGCCAGGGGAGGCGAGACCAGGTTTCGAGGCGGTGCGGGAGATGGAGCTAGTGCGGGCAACGGTGTACGAGACGCTACGTCTGAACCCGCCGGTGCCACTGCAGTACGGGCGTGCGAGGGACGACTTCACACTGAGATCACACGACGCGGCGTTCCAGGTGCGCAAGGGCGAGCTACTGTGCGGGTACCAGCCGCTGGTGATGCGGGATCCGGAGGTGTTCGAGGACCCAGAGACATTCTCGCCGGAGCGGTTCAAAGGCGCCGCAGGGAAGGAGATGCTCAAGTACCTATTCTGGTCGAACGGGCCGCAGACAGGGGCGCCGACGGCGGAGAACAAACAATGCGCCGCAAAGGACTATGTGGTGGAGACGGCGTGTCTGCTGCTCGCGAACATCTTCCTCCGCTACGACGAGTTCGTCTGCGCCGACGACGGCTTCACGGTGACAAAGCTACAGAAGGCGGCTGCCGCCGTGCCTGTAGAGTAG